In Drosophila pseudoobscura strain MV-25-SWS-2005 chromosome 4, UCI_Dpse_MV25, whole genome shotgun sequence, the following proteins share a genomic window:
- the LOC4816245 gene encoding uncharacterized protein: MVVINNKQKISVPEYLNEQFFTETLEEGLRETKVTLKEINFEWGSNPGDNYCSAIYRVLVTFAKWSDNKESEKKEQLSLIVKTIPITEATQFLEDVSVFIKEKQTYTDILPRLDILSRGDKFGAKYYHSVKGPVQTIVFSDLKVEGFKVASRESGLDFNHASLILQQLGKFHATSMVLAKKDPEIVKQYTRGMLSEDILMKSDTFENMFGDFLKGLIKSSAGWPGYKHISGHLQRLSDNFRNVCVAAAKPKAGDRYVVLNHGDMWTNNFMYGYDNKDQPEVPTRAIFVDFQLSFYGSPGCDLNFFLNTSLKFELVQERREELIKVYYKAFRDALEYARFQHIPTYEDLLYELRSRETYGLFALFAFLPMITMPKELASDNSIDNMQDEAFKQKKLDAIFAQKALNDYQKWALKRFDTLGVFGDY, from the exons ATGGTGGTTATAAATAATAAGCAAAAGATTTCGGTGCCCGAGTACCTCAACGAGCAGTTCTTTACGGAAACTCTGGAAGAGGGTCTGCGGGAGACTAAGGTTACCCTCAAGGAAATCAATTTTGAGTGGGGCAGCAATCCGGGGGATAACTACTGCTCGGCCATCTATCGCGTTCTGGTGACATTCGCCAAATGGTCGGATAACAAGGAGTCCGAGAAGAAGGAGCAGCTTTCGCTGATTGTCAAGACCATTCCGATCACAGAGGCCACACAGTTCCTCGAGGATGTCAGTGTTTTCATCAAGGAGAAGCAGACCTACACTGACATTCTGCCACGATTGGATATTCTCAGTCGGGGCGACAAGTTTGGTGCCAA ATACTACCATTCTGTAAAGGGTCCCGTGCAGACGATTGTCTTCAGCGACCTGAAGGTGGAGGGCTTCAAGGTGGCTTCACGCGAGTCAGGACTCGACTTTAACCATGCCTCGCTCATTTTGCAGCAACTGGGAAAATTCCATGCCACTTCCATGGTGCTGGCCAAGAAG GACCCAGAGATTGTGAAGCAGTACACGCGCGGCATGCTCAGCGAGGATATCCTCATGAAGAGCGACACCTTTGAGAACATGTTTGGTGACTTCCTCAAGGGTCTCATCAAGAGCTCTGCCGGATGGCCCGGCTACAAGCACATCAGCGGACATCTCCAGCGCTTGAGTGACAATTTCAGGAATGTGTGTGTAGCGGCTGCAAAGCCCAAGGCCGGCGATCGCTATGTGGTGCTCAATCACGGCGACATGTGGACCAACAACTTCATGTACGGCTACGACAACAAGGATCAGCCAGAGGTGCCCACGCGTGCCATCTTTGTCGACTTCCAGCTGTCCTTCTACGGCAGTCCCGGCTGCGATCTGAACTTCTTCTTGAACACCAGCCTCAAGTTCGAGTTGGTGCAGGAGCGTCGCGAGGAGCTCATCAAGGTGTACTACAAGGCCTTCCGGGATGCCCTGGAGTACGCACGCTTCCAGCACATTCCCACCTACGAGGATCTGCTCTACGAGCTGCGTAGCCGCGAGACCTACGGTCTGTTTGCCCTGTTTGCCTTCCTCCCGATGATCACCATGCCCAAGGAGTTGGCCTCGGACAACAGCATCGACAACATGCAGGATGAGGCCTTCAAGCAAAAGAAACTGGATGCCATCTTTGCGCAAAAGGCTCTCAATGACTACCAGAAATGGGCCCTCAAGCGTTTCGATACGCTCGGTGTCTTTGGGGACTACTAG
- the LOC6902417 gene encoding uncharacterized protein: protein MSDTTEEQLPLYLTPQFFRRTLEHGLQQQDLKVLEVHLTNLTRGGENYCSNIYRASIKYKNAEGRNVETSLIVKSMPDEKQAILARLHIYNKESIFYMHIKPKLETLMWGRDDATEPWTLGARHYYSTTQPEQTIIFEDLCSEGYQLKCRQLGLDMDHATLVMRKLAQYHALTMVMAEHEPETIIDRYPFGLLHMDAIKSEPFKLLFGTQLLKLAALVSDSEGFGAITSKLYRYHEHFTERILKSVYPLRGDLNVLNHGDLWVNNIFFKYNQEYKVEQVKIIDFQLCFYGSLGFDINYFLNTSLELEVLRTQRQRLIDIYYEALVGCLEQIPWSKPLPTYDAVMAEIRAREAYGFFVAFGFFPLMSMIGINSEDNSLKNFHDETFARKKVQLMFEGNARTLESLKCTLKRLDEMQLFD from the exons ATGTCGGACACAACGGAGGAGCAGCTGCCGCTGTATTTAACGCCCCAGTTCTTCAGGCGCACTCTCGAGCAcggcctgcagcagcaggacctaAAGGTCCTCGAGGTCCATCTGACAAATCTGACACGTGGCGGGGAGAACTACTGCAGCAACATCTACAGGGCCTCCATCAAGTATAAGAATGCGGAGGGGAGGAATGTGGAGACATCGCTAATTGTGAAGTCGATGCCGGACGAGAAGCAGGCCATTCTGGCCAGGCTGCACATCTACAACAAGGAGAGCATCTTCTATATGCACATCAAACCAAAGCTGGAGACGCTCATGTGGGGCAGAGACGATGCCACAGAGCCCTGGACATTGGGCGCCAG ACACTACTACTCCACCACTCAGCCCGAGCAGACCATCATATTTGAGGACCTCTGCTCCGAGGGATACCAATTGAAATGCCGTCAACTAGGCCTGGACATGGATCACGCCACGCTGGTGATGCGAAAACTAGCCCAATACCATGCCCTAACCATGGTGATGGCCGAACACGAGCCAGAGACCATCATCGACCGCTATCCCTTTGGACTCCTGCACATGGACGCCATCAAGTCGGAGCCTTTCAAGCTGCTTTTCGGCACACAGCTCCTGAAACTGGCAGCCCTCGTGAGCGATAGCGAGGGATTTGGTGCAATAACCTCAAAGCTTTATCGCTACCACGAGCACTTTACAGAGCGGATCCTCAAGTCGGTGTATCCGTTGAGGGGAGATCTGAATGTCCTAAACCACGGCGATCTGTGGGTGAACAATATATTCTTTAAATACAATCAGGAATACAAAGTGGAGCAGGTGAAGATT ATCGACTTTCAGCTGTGTTTCTATGGGAGCCTGGGCTTCGACATCAACTACTTTCTGAACACCAgcctggagctggaggtgctCCGTACACAGCGTCAGCGCCTCATCGACATCTACTACGAGGCCTTGGTGGGGTGTTTGGAGCAGATTCCTTGGTCCAAGCCACTGCCCACCTATGACGCCGTCATGGCGGAGATACGGGCGCGCGAGGCCTATGGCTTCTTTGTGGCCTTTGGTTTCTTTCCGCTGATGAGCATGATCGGGATCAATTCGGAGGATAACTCCCTGAAGAACTTTCACGACGAGACCTTTGCCCGAAAGAAGGTGCAACTGATGTTCGAGGGAAATGCTCGAACGCTGGAGAGCTTGAAGTGCACGCTGAAGCGCCTGGATGAGATGCAATTGTTCGACTGA